From Acidovorax sp. FHTAMBA, one genomic window encodes:
- a CDS encoding SURF1 family protein encodes MFVGFLALGTWQVERRAWKLAVMERVDQRVHAAPTPAPAAAEWPGVNAASHEYLPVTLQGHWLGDKTVLTQAVTELGAGFWVVTPLQQDDGTQVLVNRGFVPQDQRAQWIATPLPPGTPTAATVQGLLRMTEPDGGFLRSNSPAQQRWYSRDVAAIAQAVGLPRVAPYFVDAGLPGAAPAAAAAPAAAWPRAGMTVVRFHNSHLVYALTWYAMALMVVGAGWYVARYERRLRAPAAPATPSHESPSS; translated from the coding sequence ATGTTTGTGGGCTTCCTCGCGCTGGGCACCTGGCAGGTGGAGCGGCGCGCATGGAAGCTCGCCGTGATGGAGCGGGTGGATCAGCGCGTGCACGCGGCCCCCACGCCCGCACCTGCTGCGGCCGAATGGCCGGGGGTGAATGCCGCCAGCCATGAATACCTGCCCGTCACCCTGCAAGGCCACTGGCTGGGCGACAAGACCGTGCTGACCCAGGCCGTGACCGAGCTGGGTGCAGGCTTCTGGGTGGTCACCCCGCTGCAGCAGGACGACGGCACCCAGGTGCTGGTGAACCGCGGTTTTGTGCCCCAGGACCAGCGCGCGCAATGGATCGCCACGCCCCTGCCGCCCGGCACCCCCACCGCGGCCACGGTGCAGGGTTTGCTGCGCATGACGGAGCCGGATGGCGGCTTTTTGCGCAGCAACAGCCCGGCGCAGCAGCGGTGGTATTCGCGCGACGTGGCAGCCATCGCCCAGGCGGTCGGGCTGCCCCGCGTTGCGCCCTATTTCGTGGATGCCGGCCTGCCGGGCGCAGCGCCTGCGGCGGCTGCAGCGCCTGCGGCGGCATGGCCGCGTGCCGGCATGACGGTGGTGCGGTTTCACAACAGCCATCTGGTGTATGCGCTCACCTGGTATGCAATGGCCCTGATGGTCGTAGGCGCTGGGTGGTATGTGGCACGCTACGAACGTCGCCTGCGCGCGCCCGCCGCCCCCGCCACACCATCCCATGAATCGCCCTCTTCCTGA